The segment GACAACAACCCGTTTGCCGTCATATTGGCAGATGATCTTTGTATGGCGGACGAAGGTGATGTGGGGGTATTATCTCAGATGGTAGCAATTTATGACACGTACGGATGCAATGTTGTTGCCATTGAGGAGGTCCCCAAAGATAAAACCCACAAATACGGTGTCATTGCAGGCGAACCAATTGAAGACAGTCTATTTAGGGTGTCCAGAATGGTTGAAAAACCGAAACCGGAAGAGGCGCCCAGCAACATGGCGGTGATTGGTCGATACATCTTGACTCCCAATATATTTGACATCATCAGCCGGACAAAGCCGGGGATCGGCGGCGAAGTACAGATCACGGATGCACTGGACAAACAGGCCCAAAAAGGGTGTGTGCTGGCCTATAAATTCAGAGGACGTCGTTTTGACTGCGGCAGTATTGATGGTTTTGTGGAAGCGACCAATTATGTTTATGAACATATGTATAAGAATAAAACTTGAAGTTCTGACTACTCTTTATTAATCAAATCCAAGCACAAAATACTATTTGCTCTTTTTCTAATCGGATAAACAGGACAATTCTATGAAAAAGTCAAATGAAAAACAAGTTGTACAGGAAACTTTTGATCTTGCAGATGTTCAGATTAATGGAAACAGATCCTGGGACATCCAGGTACACAATCCCGATTTTTATGAACGAGTTTTAGCCGGCGGCTCTCTTGCTCTGGGGGAAAGCTATATGGATGGCTGGTGGGACTGTGAAGCTCTTGATCAATTTTTTGACAGAATCCTGAGCGCCGGACTGGAAAAGAAAGTGAAAAAAGCAAAGCGGATCCTGTGGCCTGTTCTCAAAGCGAAGATAATAAATGCTCAAAGTAGATCAAAAGCCTATGTGATTGGAAAGCGGCATTATGACATCGGCAATAGCTTCTTCTCAATTATACTGGACAAAAGGATGAACTATTCGTGCGGCTATTGGGATAAAGCGGAAACACTCGATGATGCTCAGGAAGCCAAGCTGGATTTAATTTGCCGAAAGATGTTGTTAAAACCAGGTATGACTGTTTTAGACATTGGGTGCGGCTGGGGCGGCTTTGCCAAATGGGCAGCCAAAAAATACGATGTTAAGGTATTTGGCATAACCGTGTCCCGGGAGCAGATGAAATTTGCTATGGAATACTGCCAAGAGCTTGACGTTAAAATCGAACTTCGGGATTACCGAGAGCTAAAGGAAAAATTCGACCGCATTGTTTCGATAGGAATGTTTGAACACGTGGGTTCCAGATACTACAGGACTTATATGGAGGTAGTCCACCGCTGTTTGAAAGCAGATGGTCTGTTTTTGTTGCATACGATTGCGGGAAACACCTCTGTGAATTCAACAGATCCGTGGATTAGTAAATATATTTTCCCGAATTCGATGCTGCCATCGGCAAAACAGATTTTCTCAGCTGCCGAAAGATTATTGATGCTTGAAGACTGGCATAGCTTTGGGCAATATTATGACCAAACCTTGATGGCTTGGCACCAAAACTTCATAAAGGGCTGGAATAAAATCAAAGGTATGTATGATGATAGGTTTTATCGCATGTGGATCTATTATCTCCTTTCATGTGCGGGCGGTTTTAGGTCAAGAAGGAATCAGTTGTGGCAGATTGTATTTTCGAGAACTGGAATAAAAGGCGGTTATCAATACAAGGGGCATTTTCGATTGACCTGCCGGGCCGAACCGACAATTGCCCGTGCTTAACTTTCATCCGCAGGTATCTTGCGACTTCGTGGCGCACACATATTTTATGGTCTAACAGTTTCCCTACCTCAATCTTTTATATTATTCGATCGGAAGATAGATATGTTAAACCCATCTT is part of the Desulfobacterales bacterium genome and harbors:
- the galU gene encoding UTP--glucose-1-phosphate uridylyltransferase GalU — encoded protein: MIKKCLFPVAGYGTRFLPATKAMCKEMMPIVNKPLIHYGVEEASEAGIHRFGFVTSRGKRAVADYFDVFYELEHQIEGSGKEKLLASTNDLIENNEFAYTRQNQMRGLGHAILSGRILVGDNNPFAVILADDLCMADEGDVGVLSQMVAIYDTYGCNVVAIEEVPKDKTHKYGVIAGEPIEDSLFRVSRMVEKPKPEEAPSNMAVIGRYILTPNIFDIISRTKPGIGGEVQITDALDKQAQKGCVLAYKFRGRRFDCGSIDGFVEATNYVYEHMYKNKT
- the cfa gene encoding cyclopropane fatty acyl phospholipid synthase, translated to MKKSNEKQVVQETFDLADVQINGNRSWDIQVHNPDFYERVLAGGSLALGESYMDGWWDCEALDQFFDRILSAGLEKKVKKAKRILWPVLKAKIINAQSRSKAYVIGKRHYDIGNSFFSIILDKRMNYSCGYWDKAETLDDAQEAKLDLICRKMLLKPGMTVLDIGCGWGGFAKWAAKKYDVKVFGITVSREQMKFAMEYCQELDVKIELRDYRELKEKFDRIVSIGMFEHVGSRYYRTYMEVVHRCLKADGLFLLHTIAGNTSVNSTDPWISKYIFPNSMLPSAKQIFSAAERLLMLEDWHSFGQYYDQTLMAWHQNFIKGWNKIKGMYDDRFYRMWIYYLLSCAGGFRSRRNQLWQIVFSRTGIKGGYQYKGHFRLTCRAEPTIARA